In Mercurialis annua linkage group LG5, ddMerAnnu1.2, whole genome shotgun sequence, a single genomic region encodes these proteins:
- the LOC126682344 gene encoding exocyst complex component EXO70A1-like, whose product MEPPENYSGGFEEAEKIILRWDSTASEEAREKMIFEGDREEVDRYLKAIDQLSISDDQDKVNSGTIQIAMARLEDEFRNILLNHTTPVELDSLAAADPSSSGSGAEFLDDLDQENQDNQDPMKRVDSTASNSSTSYRSTSSIREIDLIPQDAVSDLQSIAVRMVSSGYLRECIQVYGSVRKSAVDANFKRLGVEKLSIGDIQRLEWDALETKIRRWIRAAKVCVRILFASEKRLCEQIFYGIGTSVDDACFMETVKGPAIQLFNFAEAISISRRSPEKMFKILDLHDALMDLMPDIEVVFESKSADSVRVQAAEILSRLAEAARGILSEFENAVLREPSLVPVPGGTIHPLTRYVMNYISLISDYKMTLIELILSKPSTGSRYSGDATTPDMDFAELDEKTPLALHLIWIIVILQFNLNSKSKHYKDVALAHLFMMNNVHYIVQKVKGSPELREMIGDDYLRKLTGKLRQAATSYERATWVRVLYCLRDEGLHVSGGFSSGVSKSALRERFKTFNAMLEEVHRTQSAWFVPDNQLREELRISISEKLIPAYRSFLGRFRSHIESGRHPENYMKYSVEDLENAVLDFFEGFSVSLHLRRRSQ is encoded by the coding sequence ATGGAGCCACCGGAGAATTACAGCGGCGGATTTGAAGAAGCGGAGAAGATTATTCTACGGTGGGATTCAACAGCATCAGAAGAAGCCAGAGAAAAAATGATATTCGAAGGAGATAGAGAAGAAGTAGATCGTTACTTAAAAGCAATTGACCAACTTTCCATTTCCGACGACCAAGATAAAGTCAACTCCGGCACCATTCAGATCGCCATGGCTCGTCTCGAAGAcgagtttcgtaacattctactCAACCACACAACCCCCGTCGAGCTAGACTCACTCGCCGCGGCTGATCCGAGTTCTTCAGGCTCAGGAGCTGAGTTTCTTGATGATCTTGatcaagaaaatcaagataATCAAGATCCGATGAAACGGGTTGATTCAACTGCGAGTAATAGCAGTACTAGTTACAGATCAACCAGTAGTATCCGGGAGATTGATCTGATTCCTCAAGATGCAGTGTCTGATCTTCAGTCAATTGCTGTACGGATGGTCTCTTCTGGGTACTTGAGAGAGTGTATTCAAGTGTACGGGAGTGTGAGAAAATCGGCTGTGGATGCAAATTTTAAGAGATTAGGGGTTGAAAAGCTGAGTATTGGAGATATTCAGAGGCTTGAATGGGATGCCTTGGAGACCAAGATTAGGAGATGGATTAGGGCTGCTAAAGTTTGTGTTAGAATCTTGTTTGCTAGTGAGAAAAGATTGTGTGAGCAGATTTTTTATGGGATTGGTACTTCGGTTGATGATGCTTGTTTTATGGAGACTGTTAAAGGTCCTGCTATTCAGTTGTTTAACTTTGCTGAAGCTATTAGTATTAGCAGAAGATCTCCTGAGAAAATGTTTAAGATTTTGGATTTACATGATGCTTTGATGGACTTAATGCCTGATATTGAAGTCGTTTTCGAGTCGAAATCGGCGGATTCGGTTCGTGTTCAAGCTGCTGAGATTTTGTCTAGGTTAGCTGAGGCTGCAAGAGGGATTTTATCTGAGTTTGAGAATGCTGTTCTTAGGGAACCTAGTTTGGTTCCTGTGCCTGGTGGGACAATTCATCCTTTGACTAGGTATGTGATGAATTATATCAGTTTGATTTCGGATTATAAGATGACTTTGATTGAGTTAATTTTGTCGAAACCTTCAACTGGTTCGAGATATTCTGGTGATGCAACTACACCAGATATGGACTTTGCTGAGTTAGATGAGAAAACTCCATTAGCTCTTCATTTGATTTGGATTATTGTGATATTGCAATTCAATTTGAATTCTAAGTCTAAGCATTACAAAGATGTAGCATTAGCACATTTGTTTATGATGAACAATGTGCATTATATTGTTCAAAAGGTTAAAGGCTCGCCCGAATTGCGAGAAATGATCGGTGACGATTACCTTCGAAAGCTTACCGGGAAACTGCGGCAAGCTGCAACGAGTTACGAGAGAGCAACTTGGGTTAGGGTGTTATATTGCTTGAGAGATGAAGGTTTACATGTGAGTGGAGGTTTTTCGTCCGGGGTATCGAAGAGTGCGTTACGCGAGAGGTTTAAGACCTTTAATGCTATGCTTGAAGAAGTTCATAGGACTCAATCGGCGTGGTTTGTCCCCGATAATCAACTACGAGAGGAGCTTCGAATTTCTATATCGGAGAAGTTGATTCCGGCTTACAGATCGTTTCTTGGGAGGTTCAGGAGTCATATAGAAAGCGGAAGACATCCCGAGAACTATATGAAATACTCCGTCGAGGATTTGGAAAACGCGGTGTTGGATTTCTTCGAGGGGTTTTCGGTTTCTCTCCACTTGAGGAGGAGATCTCAGTAG
- the LOC126683151 gene encoding sm-like protein LSM1B: protein MSWAGPEDIYLSTSLASYLDKKLLVLLRDGRKLMGILRSFDQFANAVLEGACERVIVGELYCDIPLGLYVIRGENVVLIGELDLEREELPPHMTRVSPAEIRRAQKAEREASDLKGTMRKRMEFLDLD, encoded by the exons ATGTCTTGGGCAGGCCCGGAAGATATTTACCTTTCTACTTCTCTTGCTAGCTATCTTGACA AGAAGCTGCTGGTGCTTCTGCGAGATGGTCGGAAGCTAATGGGAATACTTCGTTCTTTTGACCAATTTG CCAATGCCGTTCTTGAGGGTGCATGTGAAAGAGTTATTGTTGGTGAACTCTATTGTGATATCCCCTTAGGTCTATACGTTATTCGGGGAGAGAATGTTGTTTTGATTGGAGAGCTG GATTTGGAGAGGGAGGAACTTCCTCCTCATATGACTCGTGTTTCACCAGCAGAAATTAGACGG GCACAGAAAGCTGAAAGGGAAGCTTCAGATCTAAAAGGAACGATGAGGAAAAGAATGGAGTTTCTTGATTTGGATTAG
- the LOC126682511 gene encoding uncharacterized protein LOC126682511, which yields MLRLHNCISVVSVITFCWVVFVEGSVHDYNGEKFIAKGNAFVVHGGSEGIYSSTSKDLNESNSVLANGEAYIRFEKIKFRRPEDFANFTSGSVQVIVFEVEDRETVGGSAYGGQKAICCTGDLAKLGACSQGDIIYRPSTKNPSWPHVFGVPFNENEVVATLPSRSIQITKTGMYNLYFMHCDPNLKEVFIEGKTIWKNPTGYLPGRMAPLMNFYGSMSLAFVLLGVFWFYQYARFWREVFPLLNCITVVITLGMFETALWYFDYAKFNETGVRPVGITIWAVTFGVVKRTVARLVILMVSMGFGVVRPTLGGLTSKVLMLGMTFFLASEVLELVENVGAVSDISGKAMLFLVLPVAMLDAFFILWIFKSLSATLNKLQARRMLVKLDIYRKFTNALAVAVIVSVGWICYELYFKSKDVYNENWQNGWIIPAFWQVLSFSLLCIICILWAPSQNSMRYAYSDDVGEEFDRDDSSLTLIKPSTAPSKDFRSAPESRPVQANNGASNGDLEEDKTE from the exons ATGTTGAGACTTCACAACTGTATTTCAGTTGTGTCGGTTATTACATTTTGTTGGGTGGTGTTTGTGGAAGGGTCAGTTCATGATTATAATGGTGAGAAGTTTATAGCTAAAGGTAATGCCTTTGTTGTTCATGGTGGTAGTGAAGGGATTTACTCTTCCACTAGTAAAGATCTTAATGAGAGTAATTCTGTTCTTGCTAATGGGGAAGCTTATATAcg TTTTGAAAAGATCAAGTTCCGGAGACCGGAAGACTTTGCTAACTTTACCTCGGGTTCAGTACAAGTTATCGTCTTTGAAGTAGAAGATAGAGAGACAGTTGGAGGTTCAGCCTATGGAGGTCAAAAAGCTATCTGTTGTACAGGTGATCTTGCTAAATTGGGTGCTTGCTCACAAGGAGATATAATTTATCGCCCTTCAACGAAGAATCCTAGCTGGCCTCATGTCTTTGGTGTTCCATTTAATGAAAATGAGGTGGTTGCCACCTTGCCATCGAGATCTATACAGATTACTAAGACTGGAATGTATAATTTGTATTTCATGCATTGTGATCCTAATCTCAAAGAGGTATTCATCGAGGGGAAAACTATATGGAAAAACCCTACTGGCTATTTACCTGGTAGAATGGCGCCGCTAATGAACTTCTACGGGTCCATGTCCCTTGCTTTTGTTTTACTCGGAGTATTCTGGTTCTATCAATATGCAAGATTTTGGAGAGAAGTTTTTCCGTTACTAAATTGCATTACAGTGGTGATAACACTAGGCATGTTTGAGACGGCTCTCTGGTATTTTGACTATGCCAAGTTCAATGAAACCGGAGTTCGCCCAGTTGGCATCACTATCTGGGCAGTCACTTTTGGCGTGGTTAAACGTACTGTTGCTCGTCTTGTAATTCTCATGGTCTCAATGGGTTTTGGTGTTGTGAGACCTACCTTAGGTGGCCTCACATCAAAGGTGCTTATGCTTGGCATGACCTTTTTCTTGGCCTCTGAAGTTCTTGAATTGGTTGAGAATGTAGGCGCTGTTAGTGATATATCTGGGAAGGCAATGCTGTTTTTAGTTCTTCCTGTAGCTATGTTGGATGCTTTCTTCATTCTTTGGATATTCAAGTCCCTTTCAGCAACTTTGAATAAGCTTCAG GCTAGGCGGATGTTGGTCAAGCTGGATATTTACCGGAAATTTACGAATGCTTTGGCAGTAGCAGTTATTGTGTCCGTGGGTTGGATATGTTATGAG TTGTATTTCAAGTCAAAAGACGTTTACAACGAAAACTGGCAGAACGGTTGGATCATCCCAGCTTTCTGGCAAGTCCTTTCGTTTTCTCTTCTATGCATCATTTGTATTCTTTGGGCTCCTTCTCAGAACTCAATGCG GTATGCTTACTCTGATGACGTGGGTGAAGAGTTCGACAGAGATGACAGTTCTTTGACACTCATCAAGCCATCCACAGCACCATCGAAGGATTTCCGAAGTGCACCAGAAAGTAGACCAGTACAAGCTAACAACGGTGCATCTAATGGCGATCTGGAAGAAGACAAGACCGAGTAA